From the Pseudomonas baltica genome, one window contains:
- a CDS encoding FadR/GntR family transcriptional regulator, with translation MDNQSAQPRARRKPRSLAQELVTVLSERIRSGELKRGDKLPTESAIMEEQGVSRTVVREAISRLQAAGQVETRHGIGTFVLDTPSPSGFRIDPATIVTLRDVLAVLELRISLEVESAGLAATRRTDEQLQAMRTALDALNDSAAHARDAVASDFQFHLHIALSTGNRYFTDIMTHLGTSIIPRTRLNSARLAHDDQQHYMTRLSREHEEIFDAIARQDPDAARAAMRLHLTNSRERLRQAHEEAEKAPS, from the coding sequence ATGGATAACCAGAGCGCCCAACCTCGCGCCCGCCGCAAACCTCGCAGCCTCGCTCAGGAGCTGGTCACCGTCCTGTCCGAGCGCATCCGCAGTGGTGAGCTCAAGCGTGGCGACAAGTTGCCGACGGAGTCGGCGATCATGGAAGAGCAGGGCGTCAGCCGTACCGTGGTCCGTGAAGCGATTTCACGGCTGCAGGCGGCCGGTCAGGTAGAAACCCGCCATGGCATCGGTACCTTCGTGCTCGATACGCCGAGCCCCAGTGGCTTCCGCATCGATCCGGCGACCATCGTCACTCTGCGCGACGTGCTGGCGGTGCTGGAATTGCGCATCAGCCTGGAGGTGGAATCGGCAGGTCTCGCGGCCACGCGTCGCACCGATGAGCAATTGCAGGCGATGCGCACGGCCCTCGATGCGCTCAACGACAGCGCGGCCCATGCCCGCGATGCCGTGGCTTCGGACTTCCAGTTCCACTTGCACATCGCGTTGTCCACGGGCAACCGCTATTTCACCGACATCATGACCCACCTGGGCACCAGCATCATTCCCCGCACGCGGCTCAATTCGGCACGTCTGGCCCATGATGACCAGCAGCACTACATGACCCGCCTGAGTCGCGAGCACGAGGAAATCTTCGATGCCATCGCCCGCCAGGACCCGGATGCAGCCCGTGCGGCCATGCGTCTGCACCTGACCAATAGCCGCGAACGGTTGCGTCAGGCCCATGAAGAAGCCGAGAAAGCTCCCAGCTGA
- a CDS encoding ABC transporter ATP-binding protein/permease: MNRNAETAAINSVVHRHFFRKVWQLVTPYWRSEEKGKAWALLIAVIALSLFSVGISVWLNSWYKDFYNALQEKNSTEFWRLILNFGGIATVAILGAVYRLYLTQMLTLRWRRWLTEQHFKRWLDHKNYYHLERHPYTDNPDQRISEDLNNFTSDTLSLSIGLLRNVVSLVSFSVILWGVSGDIEVFGINIPGYMFWCALLYAVVGSWLTHLIGRHLIPLNYLQQRYEADLRFSMMRVRENAESIALYQGEANEKRHLGKRFSDIWSNYWSLMRVTKRLTFFTAGYGQISTIFPFIVAAPRYFTGKIELGGLMQISSAFGNVQENMSWFIDSFAALASWTATCNRLLSFRSAMDENEQRSPAIDVQHGGNALVVERLDLDLGTTRHLLSGAAMTVAPGERVMISGRSGSGKSSLLRAMGELWPEGGGTIRLPEGRLLFLPQKPYLPIGTLREALSYPQEGDAYGEESYAQALTDCRLEQLIPRLDEEQHWQSLLSPGEQQRLAFARALLFKPQWLFMDEATSAMDEEDEAALYEGLMAQLPGLSIVSVGHRSSLDRFHPRRVRIESGQLQAQGPALV; this comes from the coding sequence ATGAATCGAAACGCAGAAACTGCGGCGATCAACTCCGTCGTGCACCGTCATTTTTTTCGCAAGGTCTGGCAGCTGGTGACGCCTTACTGGCGCAGTGAAGAGAAGGGCAAGGCCTGGGCGCTGCTGATCGCGGTAATTGCCCTGTCGCTGTTCAGCGTCGGCATTTCGGTATGGCTGAACAGCTGGTACAAGGACTTCTATAACGCCCTGCAGGAAAAGAACTCCACCGAGTTCTGGCGGCTGATCCTCAACTTTGGCGGCATTGCCACGGTCGCCATTCTAGGCGCGGTGTATCGCCTGTATCTGACCCAGATGCTCACCCTGCGCTGGCGTCGCTGGCTCACCGAACAGCATTTCAAGCGCTGGCTGGATCACAAGAATTACTACCACCTCGAACGCCACCCCTATACCGACAACCCTGACCAACGCATCAGTGAAGACCTCAACAACTTCACCTCCGATACCCTCAGCCTGAGCATCGGCCTGCTGCGCAACGTGGTCAGCCTGGTATCGTTCTCAGTGATTCTGTGGGGCGTGTCGGGCGATATCGAAGTGTTCGGCATCAACATCCCCGGCTACATGTTCTGGTGTGCACTGCTGTATGCCGTGGTCGGCAGCTGGCTGACGCATTTGATCGGTCGCCATTTGATTCCGCTCAACTACCTGCAACAGCGCTATGAAGCCGATTTGCGTTTCTCCATGATGCGCGTACGCGAGAACGCTGAAAGCATTGCGCTTTACCAGGGTGAGGCCAACGAAAAGCGCCACCTCGGCAAGCGCTTCAGCGATATCTGGAGCAACTACTGGTCGCTGATGCGAGTCACCAAGCGCCTGACGTTCTTTACCGCTGGCTATGGTCAGATCTCGACGATCTTCCCGTTCATCGTCGCTGCGCCACGCTACTTCACCGGCAAGATCGAGCTGGGCGGGCTGATGCAGATCAGCTCGGCGTTTGGCAACGTGCAAGAGAACATGAGCTGGTTCATCGATTCCTTTGCGGCGCTGGCCAGTTGGACGGCGACCTGTAATCGTCTCCTGAGTTTTCGCTCGGCGATGGATGAGAACGAGCAACGCAGCCCGGCCATCGACGTGCAGCACGGCGGCAATGCCCTGGTAGTAGAGCGGCTGGATCTCGATCTGGGTACCACTCGCCATCTGCTCAGCGGCGCCGCCATGACCGTTGCGCCTGGCGAACGGGTGATGATCAGCGGCCGCTCCGGCAGCGGCAAAAGCAGCCTGCTACGCGCCATGGGCGAGCTGTGGCCTGAAGGTGGCGGGACCATTCGCCTGCCCGAAGGGCGCTTGCTGTTCTTGCCGCAAAAACCCTACCTGCCGATCGGTACCCTGCGTGAAGCGCTCAGTTATCCACAGGAGGGGGACGCGTACGGCGAAGAGAGTTATGCACAGGCACTCACAGATTGCCGCCTCGAGCAGCTGATTCCCCGGCTTGACGAGGAGCAGCACTGGCAGAGCCTGCTGTCGCCGGGCGAGCAGCAGCGTCTGGCGTTTGCCCGCGCCTTGTTGTTCAAGCCGCAGTGGCTGTTCATGGACGAGGCGACGTCGGCCATGGACGAAGAGGACGAGGCCGCGCTGTATGAAGGGCTCATGGCGCAGTTGCCCGGTTTGAGCATCGTCAGCGTGGGCCATCGCAGCAGCCTCGATCGGTTCCACCCGCGTCGGGTGCGGATCGAGTCCGGGCAGTTGCAGGCGCAGGGACCGGCCTTGGTTTGA
- a CDS encoding response regulator transcription factor: protein MSDENQVESEELPHLLLVDDDATFTRVMARAMSRRGFRVSTAGSADEGLEIAKDDLPDFAALDLKMEGDSGLVLLPKLLELDPEMRVVILTGYSSIATAVEAIKRGACNYLCKPADADDVLAALLTEHADLDNLVPDNPMSVDRLQWEHIQRVLGEHEGNISATARALGMHRRTLQRKLQKRPVRR, encoded by the coding sequence ATGAGTGATGAAAACCAGGTCGAAAGCGAAGAGCTGCCGCACCTGCTGCTGGTCGATGACGATGCCACCTTTACCCGCGTCATGGCCCGCGCCATGAGCCGCCGCGGCTTCCGGGTAAGCACCGCCGGTTCCGCTGACGAAGGGCTGGAGATCGCCAAGGATGATCTGCCTGACTTTGCCGCGCTGGACTTGAAGATGGAAGGCGATTCCGGCCTGGTGCTGTTGCCCAAGCTGCTGGAACTCGACCCAGAGATGCGCGTGGTCATCCTCACGGGCTATTCCAGCATCGCCACTGCCGTCGAGGCAATCAAGCGCGGCGCCTGCAACTACCTGTGCAAGCCGGCCGATGCCGACGACGTGCTGGCCGCGTTGCTGACCGAACACGCCGACCTCGACAACCTGGTGCCCGACAACCCCATGTCCGTCGACCGCCTGCAGTGGGAGCATATCCAGCGCGTACTGGGTGAGCATGAGGGCAATATCTCGGCCACCGCCCGTGCGCTGGGCATGCACCGCCGCACCCTGCAGCGCAAATTGCAGAAACGCCCGGTTCGGCGCTGA
- a CDS encoding ATP-binding protein, protein MLAPVLPLSATRQNLWRLTFVRILVLAAQAGSVGFAYLTHLLPLPWLALSVTLGCSMGLCLLTALRLRTSLPVTELEYAVQLACDLLIHSALLYYSGGSTNPFVSYYLVPLTIAAVTLRWVYSLILTGVALACYTFMLVSFHPLEPTVIGRESMQIYGMWLSFALAAAVITFFAAKMAEELRRQEQLRAERREEGLRDQQLLAVATEAAGAAHELGTPLSTMSVLLKEMRQDHPDPALQEDLSILQDQVKLCKETLQQLVRAAEANRRQAVVEQEVTFWLDEALNRWHLMRPEATYRFTRLGQGAVPTLAPAPDLTQALLNLLNNAADACPDDLAVKVDWDDENIFIHIRDRGPGVPVAIAEQIGKPFLTTKGGKGFGLGLFLSKASVTRAGGSVKLYSHEEGGTLTELRLPRDARGDRHE, encoded by the coding sequence ATGCTCGCCCCCGTATTACCACTGTCCGCTACCCGTCAGAATCTCTGGCGCCTGACCTTCGTACGCATCCTGGTGCTGGCCGCGCAAGCCGGTTCGGTGGGGTTCGCCTACCTGACTCATTTGCTGCCGCTGCCCTGGCTGGCGCTGAGCGTGACCCTGGGTTGCTCCATGGGCCTGTGCCTGCTGACGGCGTTGCGGCTGCGCACCTCGTTGCCGGTCACCGAGCTCGAATATGCCGTGCAGCTCGCCTGCGATCTGTTGATCCACAGTGCGCTGCTCTACTACTCGGGCGGCTCGACCAACCCGTTCGTCTCCTACTATCTGGTGCCGTTGACCATCGCCGCCGTCACCCTGCGCTGGGTGTATTCGCTGATTCTCACGGGCGTCGCGCTGGCCTGTTACACCTTCATGCTGGTCAGCTTCCACCCGCTGGAACCGACCGTGATCGGCCGCGAAAGCATGCAGATCTACGGCATGTGGCTGAGTTTCGCCCTGGCCGCAGCAGTAATCACCTTCTTCGCCGCGAAAATGGCCGAAGAGCTGCGCCGTCAGGAGCAACTGCGTGCCGAACGCCGCGAAGAGGGCCTGCGCGACCAGCAATTGCTGGCAGTGGCCACCGAAGCCGCCGGCGCCGCCCACGAACTGGGCACGCCGCTGTCGACCATGAGCGTGCTGCTCAAGGAAATGCGCCAGGATCACCCCGACCCCGCGCTGCAGGAAGACCTGTCGATCCTTCAGGATCAGGTCAAGCTCTGCAAAGAGACGTTGCAGCAGTTGGTGCGTGCTGCCGAGGCCAACCGACGCCAGGCCGTGGTCGAGCAGGAAGTGACCTTCTGGCTCGACGAAGCGCTCAACCGCTGGCACCTGATGCGCCCCGAGGCCACTTATCGCTTCACGCGCCTGGGGCAAGGCGCCGTGCCGACCCTGGCGCCCGCGCCGGACCTGACCCAGGCGCTGTTGAACCTGCTCAACAACGCTGCCGATGCCTGCCCCGACGACCTCGCTGTCAAGGTTGATTGGGACGATGAAAACATCTTCATCCATATTCGCGACCGCGGGCCCGGTGTCCCGGTAGCAATTGCCGAACAAATAGGTAAACCTTTCCTGACCACCAAAGGAGGCAAGGGCTTCGGCCTGGGCCTTTTTCTGAGCAAGGCCAGCGTGACTCGCGCAGGCGGCTCGGTAAAACTCTATAGTCATGAAGAGGGCGGCACATTGACCGAGCTGCGCCTGCCCCGTGACGCCCGAGGAGATAGACATGAGTGA
- a CDS encoding SIMPL domain-containing protein (The SIMPL domain is named for its presence in mouse protein SIMPL (signalling molecule that associates with mouse pelle-like kinase). Bacterial member BP26, from Brucella, was shown to assemble into a channel-like structure, while YggE from E. coli has been associated with resistance to oxidative stress.) has product MLRTTPLILGASLLISLPALADEPHYNQISLRAEVSQEVPRDLMQVTLYTEAQDADAGKLAGQISETLNKALAEARQVKAVTIRQGSRNSYPIYDDKGQAITGWRERAELRLESADFPALSKLTGELLTQLKMGGMDFSIAPATRKASEDALLKDAVAAFKARAQLATDALGGKSYKVVNLNLNSAGYPQPFARAPMMMKAARASDAVTPDVEAGTSDVSVNADGTIEVQMP; this is encoded by the coding sequence ATGCTTCGCACGACCCCATTGATCCTCGGCGCCAGCCTGCTGATCAGCCTGCCCGCGCTGGCCGACGAGCCGCACTACAACCAGATATCCCTGCGCGCCGAAGTCAGCCAGGAAGTCCCGCGCGACCTCATGCAGGTCACCCTCTATACCGAAGCCCAGGACGCCGACGCCGGCAAACTCGCCGGCCAGATCAGCGAAACCCTCAACAAGGCGCTGGCCGAAGCCCGGCAGGTCAAGGCCGTGACCATTCGCCAGGGCAGCCGCAACAGCTACCCCATCTATGACGACAAGGGCCAGGCCATCACCGGCTGGCGCGAGCGCGCCGAGCTGCGCCTCGAAAGCGCCGACTTCCCGGCCCTGTCCAAGCTCACTGGCGAACTGCTGACGCAACTGAAAATGGGCGGCATGGACTTCAGCATTGCCCCGGCCACGCGCAAGGCCAGCGAAGATGCACTGCTCAAGGACGCCGTGGCGGCCTTCAAAGCGCGCGCGCAACTCGCCACGGATGCCTTGGGTGGTAAAAGCTACAAGGTGGTCAACCTCAACCTTAACAGTGCCGGTTATCCACAGCCTTTCGCCCGCGCGCCGATGATGATGAAAGCCGCCCGCGCCAGCGACGCCGTGACCCCGGATGTCGAAGCCGGCACCAGCGATGTCAGCGTCAACGCCGACGGTACGATTGAAGTGCAGATGCCGTAA
- a CDS encoding ABC transporter substrate-binding protein, whose translation MLKPLLLTTALLACAPLAQAASTLVYCSEASPAGFDPSQYTSGTDFDASAETVFNRLTQFKRGGTEVEPGLATRWDVAPDGLTYTFHLRSGVKFHTTDYFTPSRDFDADDVLFTFRRLLDPNHPFRKAYPSESPYFGDMDLNTTIASVDKTDAQTVVFKLNHIDAAFIQNLAMSFASIQSAEYADQLLKEGKAEDINQKPIGTGPFVFKRYQKDTQIRYTANKSYWKPEDVKIDNLIFSINTDPAVRLQKLKAGECQVSGYPRPSDITLMEQDPNLKVLHQPGFNLGFLAYNVTHKPLDQLKVRQALDMAIDKPAIIKAVYGQAGQLASNALPPGQWSFDPSIKDAPYNPDKAKALLKEAGVAPGTEINLWAMTVQRASNPNARMSAQMIQSDWAKIGIKANIVSYEWGEYIKRAKAGEHDAMIYGWTGDNGDPDNWLGVLYSCAAVKGSNYAKWCDPAYDKLIQQAKTTSDRDTRIRLYQQAQQILKAQVPITPIANSVVYQPMRKEVQDFKISPFGLTPFYGVSVRP comes from the coding sequence ATGCTCAAACCCCTGCTTCTGACCACCGCCCTGCTCGCCTGCGCTCCTCTGGCCCAGGCGGCCAGCACCCTGGTCTATTGCTCCGAAGCCAGCCCCGCCGGCTTCGACCCCAGCCAGTACACCAGCGGCACCGACTTCGACGCCTCGGCCGAAACCGTCTTCAACCGCCTGACCCAGTTCAAGCGCGGCGGCACCGAGGTAGAACCCGGCCTGGCCACGCGCTGGGACGTGGCCCCGGACGGCCTCACCTACACCTTCCATCTGCGCTCGGGCGTCAAGTTCCACACCACCGACTACTTCACCCCCAGCCGCGATTTCGATGCCGACGACGTGCTGTTCACCTTCCGTCGCCTGCTCGACCCCAATCACCCGTTCCGCAAGGCCTACCCGTCGGAGTCCCCGTACTTCGGCGACATGGACCTCAACACCACCATCGCCTCGGTCGACAAGACCGACGCTCAGACCGTGGTGTTCAAGCTCAACCATATCGACGCCGCGTTCATCCAGAACCTGGCCATGAGTTTCGCGTCCATTCAATCCGCCGAATACGCCGACCAGCTGCTCAAGGAAGGCAAGGCCGAAGACATCAACCAGAAGCCGATCGGCACCGGCCCCTTCGTGTTCAAGCGCTACCAGAAGGACACGCAGATCCGCTACACGGCCAACAAGAGCTACTGGAAACCCGAGGACGTGAAGATCGACAACCTGATCTTCTCGATCAACACCGACCCGGCCGTGCGCCTGCAGAAACTCAAGGCCGGCGAATGCCAGGTCAGCGGCTATCCGCGCCCCAGCGACATCACCCTGATGGAGCAGGACCCGAACCTTAAAGTGCTGCATCAACCGGGCTTCAACCTGGGCTTCCTGGCCTATAACGTCACCCACAAGCCGCTGGATCAGCTAAAAGTGCGTCAGGCACTGGACATGGCCATCGACAAGCCGGCGATCATCAAGGCGGTCTACGGCCAGGCGGGGCAACTGGCGAGCAATGCCCTGCCGCCGGGCCAGTGGTCCTTTGACCCGAGCATCAAGGACGCGCCCTATAATCCGGACAAGGCCAAGGCCCTGCTCAAGGAGGCCGGCGTCGCCCCCGGCACCGAGATCAACCTGTGGGCCATGACGGTGCAGCGCGCCTCCAACCCCAATGCGCGGATGTCGGCACAGATGATCCAGAGCGACTGGGCCAAGATCGGCATCAAGGCCAATATCGTCAGCTACGAGTGGGGCGAGTACATCAAGCGCGCCAAGGCCGGCGAGCACGATGCGATGATCTACGGCTGGACCGGCGACAACGGCGACCCCGACAACTGGCTCGGCGTGCTCTACAGCTGTGCGGCGGTCAAGGGCAGCAACTACGCCAAATGGTGCGACCCTGCCTACGACAAACTCATCCAGCAGGCCAAGACCACCAGCGATCGCGACACCCGCATTCGCCTGTATCAGCAGGCCCAGCAGATCCTCAAGGCGCAGGTGCCGATTACCCCGATCGCCAACTCGGTGGTCTACCAGCCGATGCGCAAAGAGGTCCAGGATTTCAAGATCAGCCCCTTCGGTCTGACGCCTTTCTATGGTGTCAGCGTGCGGCCTTGA